One Aspergillus oryzae RIB40 DNA, chromosome 2 genomic window carries:
- the prs2 gene encoding proteasome core particle subunit alpha 1 (20S proteasome, regulatory subunit alpha type PSMA6/SCL1), producing the protein MSGSAYDRHITIFSDQGRLYQVEYAFKAITSANITSLGVRGKNCAVVLSQKKVADKLIDPSSVSHIFRLSPSVGCVMTGSIADARASVDRARGEAAEFRYKYGYEMPCDVLAKRLANINQVYTQRAYMRPLGVAMTLISVDSENGPQVYKCDPAGYYVGYKATASGPKQQEAITYLEKKLKNKDYAEGSWEEVVELGITALSNVLSVDFKKHELEIGIVGGPRTDGKEGTDVNFRALTEDEIDERLQAIAEKD; encoded by the exons GAAGCGCATACGACAGACATATCACAATCTTCTCAGACCAAGGTCGTCTGTACCAAGTCG AATATGCCTTCAAAGCCATCACCTCAGCTAACATAACCTCGTTGGGTGTGAGGGGAAAGAACTGTGCTGTGGTGTTGTCTCAGAAGAAAGTCGCT GATAAACTGATTGATCCATCCTCTGTTTCACATATCTTCCGGCTCTCTCCCTCTGTTGGTTGTGTCATGACCGGCTCCATAGCGGATGCTAGGGCTTCCGTTGACCGTGCTCGTGGAGAGGCGGCGGAGTTCCGATACAAATACGGTTATGAAATGCCCTGTGATGTTCTTGCGAAGCGACTTGCCAATATCAATCAGGTCTACACACAGAGG GCTTACATGCGCCCGTTAGGAGTCGCTATGACCCTGATCTCTGTCGACTCAGAGAATGGCCCACAGGTCTACAAATGCGACCCCGCAGGCTACTACGTCGGATACAAGGCCACCGCATCTGGTCCGAAACAGCAGGAGGCAATCACTTacctggaaaagaagctgaagaacaaggatTACGCCGAGGGCAgttgggaggaggttgtcgaaTTGGGAATCACAGCATTGAGCAATGTGCTTAGCGTTGATTTCAAGAAGCACGAATTGGAGATTGGAATCGTTGGCGGCCCTCGGACGGATGGTAAAGAGGGCACGGATGTCAATTTCCGGGCTCTgacggaggatgagattgatgaaCGGCTGCAAGCTATTGCCGAAAAGGACTGA